A single window of Bradyrhizobium daqingense DNA harbors:
- a CDS encoding mechanosensitive ion channel family protein — MTINFDTLKASLVLYGLNAIYAILLLAIGWYLSGAMQRFVTRLLSVTHRVDPLVTLFVGSLARYGVLAVVGIAVLQLFGIQTASLVAVLGATSLAIGLALQGTLSNLAAGVMLLLFRPFHIGDEVEVAGKAGKVRSLSLFMTELVAPDNTQILLPNGQVWGAAIINRSAYPGTGEVKVTFPVRAGAANALAGEILKGLRDDPRIAEGGTPSVNVSKVIATDPATPVVELTVSAKVKPSDADAVKQRVLDHASALLAAA; from the coding sequence ATGACCATCAATTTTGACACGCTGAAAGCATCGCTCGTCCTCTATGGACTGAACGCCATCTACGCGATCCTGCTGCTCGCCATCGGCTGGTATCTGTCCGGCGCGATGCAGCGTTTCGTCACGCGCCTGTTGAGCGTCACGCACCGCGTCGACCCGCTCGTGACGCTGTTCGTGGGCAGCCTCGCGCGCTACGGCGTCCTCGCCGTGGTCGGCATCGCCGTGCTCCAGCTGTTCGGCATCCAGACGGCAAGCCTTGTCGCCGTGCTCGGCGCGACATCGCTGGCCATTGGCCTCGCGCTCCAGGGGACGCTCTCCAATCTCGCCGCCGGCGTGATGCTGCTGCTGTTCCGGCCTTTCCATATCGGGGACGAAGTCGAGGTCGCCGGCAAGGCGGGCAAGGTCAGGTCGCTCTCGCTGTTCATGACCGAGTTGGTGGCGCCCGACAACACGCAGATCCTGTTGCCGAACGGACAGGTGTGGGGTGCCGCGATCATCAACCGCAGCGCCTATCCCGGCACGGGCGAGGTCAAGGTGACGTTTCCGGTCAGGGCGGGTGCAGCCAATGCGCTGGCTGGCGAAATCCTGAAAGGGCTGCGCGATGATCCTCGCATCGCCGAGGGGGGCACGCCTTCGGTTAATGTGTCGAAGGTGATTGCTACTGATCCCGCAACCCCTGTCGTTGAGTTGACGGTGAGCGCGAAGGTGAAGCCGTCCGACGCCGATGCCGTCAAGCAGCGTGTGCTCGATCATGCGAGCGCTCTGCTCGCGGCAGCCTGA
- a CDS encoding CinA family protein, producing the protein MGGSDARALSRSLLDLCRMRKLTIATAESCTGGLVAGALTDIPGSSDVIDRGFVTYSNDAKRAMLGVEASTLTNFGAVSKETATAMAIGALERADVDLAVAITGIAGPGGATPGKPVGLVHFAAAARDGRIIHREQRFGAIGRSAVRARSVVEALRMLLDLARGPQAQAKPRPAAASRLRPRVTRSPRRHAVKRRPPRSPRG; encoded by the coding sequence ATGGGCGGCAGCGACGCACGCGCCCTCTCCCGCTCGCTGCTCGATCTGTGCCGGATGCGCAAGCTGACGATCGCCACGGCGGAGTCCTGCACCGGCGGTCTCGTCGCGGGCGCATTGACCGACATTCCCGGCTCTTCGGATGTGATCGACCGCGGCTTCGTCACCTATTCCAACGATGCCAAGCGCGCGATGCTCGGGGTCGAGGCCAGCACGCTCACAAACTTCGGCGCTGTCAGCAAGGAGACCGCCACCGCGATGGCGATCGGCGCGCTGGAGCGCGCCGATGTCGATCTTGCCGTCGCCATCACCGGCATTGCCGGCCCCGGCGGCGCCACGCCCGGCAAGCCGGTCGGCCTCGTGCATTTCGCCGCAGCCGCGCGCGATGGCCGCATCATCCATCGCGAGCAGCGGTTCGGCGCGATCGGCCGCAGCGCCGTGCGCGCCCGCTCCGTGGTCGAGGCGCTGCGCATGCTGCTGGATCTGGCCCGCGGCCCGCAAGCCCAGGCCAAGCCGCGCCCCGCGGCCGCAAGCCGCCTGCGCCCCCGCGTCACCCGCTCGCCGCGCCGGCACGCCGTGAAGCGCAGGCCGCCACGTTCGCCGCGCGGCTGA
- a CDS encoding bifunctional 2-C-methyl-D-erythritol 4-phosphate cytidylyltransferase/2-C-methyl-D-erythritol 2,4-cyclodiphosphate synthase: MAKSQRTAVVLVAAGRGLRAGAGGPKQYREIGGVPVIYRAMEAFSRHPEVSVVQPVVNPYDSAVFAAAVSGLKHEPPSNGGATRQASVLAGLEALARHKPDIVLIHDAARPFVSAGVISRAIEAASQTGAAIPVIAVTDTIKLTGENGHVEGTPDRARLRIAQTPQSFRFDVILEAHRRAAKDGRSDFTDDAAIAEWAGLTVATFEGDVANMKLTTPEDFVREEARLVAQLGDIRTGTGYDVHAFGEGDHVMICGVRVPHTKGFLAHSDGDVGLHALVDAILGALADGDIGSHFPPSDAKWKGASSDQFLKYAIERVTARGGRVANLEVTLICERPKIGPLRDTLRARIAEISGVDIARVAVKATTSERLGFTGREEGIAATASATIRLPWGV; encoded by the coding sequence ATGGCGAAATCACAACGCACCGCGGTCGTCCTCGTCGCAGCCGGGCGTGGCTTGCGCGCCGGTGCCGGTGGTCCCAAGCAATATCGTGAGATCGGCGGCGTGCCCGTGATCTATCGCGCGATGGAAGCCTTCAGCCGCCACCCTGAAGTATCCGTGGTGCAGCCGGTGGTGAACCCCTACGACAGCGCCGTGTTCGCGGCCGCGGTCTCAGGGCTCAAGCATGAGCCGCCTAGCAATGGCGGCGCCACCCGCCAAGCCTCGGTGTTGGCCGGCCTCGAAGCGCTCGCCAGGCACAAGCCCGACATCGTGCTGATCCACGACGCCGCCCGGCCCTTCGTCTCGGCAGGTGTGATCTCCCGCGCGATCGAGGCCGCGAGCCAGACCGGCGCCGCCATTCCCGTCATTGCCGTCACCGACACGATCAAGCTCACCGGCGAGAACGGCCATGTCGAGGGCACGCCGGATCGCGCGCGGCTGCGAATCGCGCAGACGCCGCAATCCTTTCGCTTCGACGTCATTCTCGAGGCGCATCGTCGCGCGGCGAAGGATGGACGATCGGATTTCACCGACGATGCCGCCATTGCCGAATGGGCAGGATTGACGGTTGCAACTTTTGAAGGCGATGTTGCCAATATGAAGCTCACCACTCCCGAGGATTTCGTGCGCGAGGAAGCCCGCCTGGTTGCCCAGCTCGGCGACATCAGGACCGGCACCGGCTATGACGTGCACGCTTTCGGCGAAGGCGACCACGTCATGATCTGCGGCGTGCGCGTGCCGCATACGAAAGGTTTTCTCGCCCATTCCGACGGCGATGTCGGCCTGCATGCTCTGGTCGACGCCATTCTCGGCGCGCTGGCCGACGGCGACATCGGCTCGCACTTTCCGCCGAGCGATGCGAAGTGGAAGGGTGCCTCCTCCGACCAGTTCCTGAAATACGCCATCGAGCGCGTCACGGCGCGCGGCGGCCGTGTCGCCAATCTCGAGGTCACGCTGATCTGCGAGCGGCCGAAGATCGGGCCGTTGCGCGACACCCTGCGCGCCCGCATCGCCGAGATTTCCGGCGTCGACATCGCGCGCGTCGCGGTGAAGGCGACCACCAGCGAGCGGCTCGGCTTCACCGGCCGCGAGGAAGGCATTGCGGCCACCGCGAGCGCCACCATTCGCCTTCCCTGGGGCGTCTAG
- the dusB gene encoding tRNA dihydrouridine synthase DusB, translating into MKIGDIDVATPVFLAPMSGVTDSPVRRLAAELGAGLVVSEMTASDELANGHRMSRLRCEATGIGPHVVQLAGCEAHWMAEGARIAEAEGADIIDINMGCPARHVTGGQSGSALMRNLDHAVSLIEATIAAVKVPVTLKMRLGWDDRTRNAPELARRAEASGIKLVTVHGRTRCQFYKGEADWDAIRAVREAISIPLVVNGDITSYDKALAALEASGADAVMIGRGAQGQPWLPGQIGRRLKGGAVEATPSLQAQLHYVRTLYEGVCALYGLRVGLRHARKHLGWGLDVAAEASGAPVETLKAWRQKILTSEDPRLVHQSLQDAFDDFAWRAAA; encoded by the coding sequence TTGAAAATAGGCGATATTGATGTCGCCACCCCGGTCTTCCTGGCACCGATGTCGGGGGTGACTGACTCGCCCGTCCGTCGGCTGGCCGCCGAGCTCGGGGCAGGTCTCGTCGTGTCTGAGATGACTGCCAGCGACGAGCTCGCCAACGGCCATCGGATGTCGCGGTTGCGCTGCGAAGCCACCGGAATCGGGCCTCACGTGGTCCAGCTCGCCGGCTGCGAGGCGCATTGGATGGCCGAAGGAGCCAGGATCGCCGAGGCCGAAGGCGCCGACATCATCGATATCAACATGGGCTGCCCGGCGCGTCACGTCACCGGCGGTCAATCCGGCTCCGCCCTGATGCGCAATCTCGACCATGCCGTCAGCCTGATCGAAGCGACGATCGCGGCGGTGAAGGTGCCGGTGACGCTGAAGATGCGGCTCGGCTGGGACGACCGCACCCGCAATGCGCCGGAGCTGGCGCGTCGTGCCGAGGCTTCAGGCATCAAGCTCGTCACCGTGCATGGCCGCACCCGCTGCCAGTTCTACAAGGGCGAGGCCGATTGGGACGCGATCCGCGCGGTGCGCGAGGCCATCTCAATTCCGCTCGTCGTCAATGGCGACATCACCAGCTATGACAAGGCGCTCGCCGCGCTGGAGGCCTCGGGCGCCGACGCCGTGATGATCGGCCGCGGCGCGCAGGGCCAGCCCTGGCTGCCCGGCCAGATCGGCCGCCGCCTGAAGGGCGGGGCCGTGGAAGCAACGCCCTCGCTCCAGGCGCAGCTGCACTATGTCCGCACGCTCTATGAGGGCGTCTGCGCGCTCTACGGCCTGCGCGTCGGGCTCAGACATGCGCGCAAGCATCTCGGCTGGGGGCTCGACGTCGCAGCGGAAGCGAGCGGTGCGCCGGTCGAGACACTGAAAGCCTGGCGTCAGAAGATCCTGACCTCCGAGGATCCGCGCCTCGTCCATCAATCACTGCAGGACGCCTTCGACGATTTCGCGTGGAGGGCTGCTGCATGA
- a CDS encoding two-component system sensor histidine kinase NtrB — MSSAADHRQPADSDAILDALPNPVLMIGPDGKIVAANIATEAFFEISTQFLKRQSLKELVPFGSPLLALIDQVRSSNSPVNEYKVDLGTPRMGGDRQVDLHVAPLTERPGHIVVMLQERSIADKMDRQLTHRSAARSVIALAAMLAHEIKNPLSGIRGAAQLLEQQASSEDRMLTRLICDEADRIVTLVDRMEVFGDERPVVRGPVNIHSVLDHVKRLAQSGFARNIRFIEDYDPSLPPVLANQDQLIQVFLNLVKNAAEALIDVPDAEIQLTTAFRPGVRLSVPGQKSRVSLPLEFCVKDNGPGVPDDLLPNLFDPFVTTKQTGSGLGLALVAKIVGDHGGIIECESQPRKTTFRVLMPMYSTSVKHADQSSRADSAGKPSPASQGAK, encoded by the coding sequence ATGAGCTCGGCCGCCGATCATCGCCAGCCCGCCGACAGCGACGCGATCCTGGATGCGCTGCCCAATCCCGTGCTGATGATCGGGCCGGACGGCAAGATCGTCGCCGCCAACATCGCGACCGAAGCCTTCTTCGAGATCTCGACGCAATTCCTGAAGCGGCAGTCGCTGAAGGAGCTGGTGCCGTTCGGCAGCCCGCTACTGGCGCTGATCGACCAGGTGCGCTCGTCCAACTCGCCGGTCAACGAGTACAAGGTCGACCTCGGCACCCCGCGCATGGGCGGGGACCGTCAGGTCGACCTGCATGTCGCCCCGCTCACGGAGCGGCCCGGTCATATCGTGGTGATGCTGCAGGAGCGGTCCATCGCCGACAAGATGGACCGCCAGCTCACCCATCGCAGCGCCGCGCGCTCGGTGATCGCGCTCGCCGCGATGCTGGCGCATGAGATCAAGAACCCGCTGTCGGGCATCCGCGGCGCGGCGCAACTCCTGGAGCAGCAGGCGTCGTCCGAAGACCGCATGCTGACGCGCCTGATCTGCGACGAGGCCGATCGCATCGTGACCCTGGTCGACCGCATGGAGGTGTTCGGCGACGAGCGCCCCGTGGTGCGCGGGCCCGTCAACATCCATTCCGTGCTCGACCACGTGAAGCGCCTTGCGCAGTCCGGCTTTGCCCGCAACATCCGCTTCATCGAGGATTACGATCCCTCGCTGCCGCCGGTGCTGGCGAACCAGGATCAGCTGATCCAGGTGTTCCTCAATCTCGTGAAGAATGCCGCCGAAGCCCTGATCGACGTTCCCGACGCCGAGATCCAGCTCACCACCGCGTTCCGCCCCGGCGTGCGCCTGTCAGTCCCCGGTCAAAAATCCCGGGTATCCCTGCCGCTCGAGTTCTGCGTGAAAGACAACGGACCAGGCGTGCCGGACGACCTTCTGCCCAACCTGTTCGATCCCTTCGTGACCACCAAGCAGACCGGCTCGGGCCTGGGCCTTGCGCTGGTCGCCAAGATCGTCGGCGATCACGGGGGCATCATCGAATGCGAATCTCAGCCGCGGAAGACCACCTTCCGCGTGCTGATGCCGATGTATTCCACATCGGTGAAACATGCCGATCAAAGCAGCCGCGCCGACTCTGCCGGGAAGCCGTCGCCTGCATCACAGGGGGCAAAATGA
- the ntrC gene encoding nitrogen regulation protein NR(I) — MPAGSILVADDDTAIRTVLNQALSRAGYEVRLTGNAATLWRWVSQGEGDLVITDVVMPDENAFDLLPRIKKMRPNLPVIVMSAQNTFMTAIRASERGAYEYLPKPFDLKELIAIVGRALAEPKERTSTPDEDAEMEAIPLVGRSPAMQEIYRVLARLMQTDLTVMITGESGTGKELVARALHDYGKRRNGPFVAVNMAAIPRDLIESELFGHERGAFTGANTRASGRFEQAEGGTLFLDEIGDMPMEAQTRLLRVLQQGEYTTVGGRTPIKTDVRIVAASNKDLRVLIQQGLFREDLFFRLNVVPLRLPPLRERIEDLPDLVRHFFTLAEKDGLPPKKLDTLALERMKQHRWPGNVRELENLARRLAALYPQDVITSSVIDGELAPPSVSPGAAVQQGVDNLGGAVEAYLSTHFQGFPNGMPPPGLYHRILKEIEVPLLTAALAATRGNQIRAADLLGLNRNTLRKKIRDLDIQVYRSGG; from the coding sequence ATGCCCGCAGGTAGCATTCTCGTAGCGGACGACGACACCGCCATCCGCACCGTTCTCAATCAGGCACTTTCCCGCGCCGGCTACGAAGTCAGGCTCACCGGCAATGCCGCAACGCTGTGGCGTTGGGTCAGCCAGGGGGAGGGCGATCTCGTCATCACCGACGTAGTGATGCCCGACGAGAACGCGTTCGACCTCCTGCCGCGGATCAAGAAGATGCGGCCGAATCTGCCCGTCATCGTCATGAGCGCGCAGAACACGTTCATGACCGCGATCCGCGCCTCCGAGCGCGGCGCCTATGAATATCTGCCGAAGCCCTTCGACCTGAAGGAGCTGATCGCCATCGTCGGCCGCGCGCTCGCCGAGCCGAAGGAGCGGACGTCGACGCCCGACGAGGACGCCGAGATGGAGGCGATCCCGCTGGTCGGGCGCTCGCCGGCGATGCAGGAAATCTACCGCGTGCTGGCGCGTCTGATGCAGACCGATCTCACCGTGATGATCACGGGCGAGTCCGGCACAGGCAAGGAGCTGGTGGCGCGCGCGCTGCATGATTACGGCAAGCGCCGCAACGGCCCGTTCGTTGCCGTCAACATGGCAGCGATCCCGCGCGACCTGATCGAATCCGAATTGTTCGGCCATGAGCGGGGCGCCTTCACCGGCGCCAACACTCGCGCCTCCGGCCGGTTCGAGCAGGCCGAGGGCGGCACGCTGTTCCTCGACGAGATCGGCGACATGCCGATGGAAGCACAGACCCGCCTGCTGCGCGTCCTGCAGCAGGGCGAATACACCACCGTCGGTGGCCGCACCCCGATCAAGACCGACGTGCGCATCGTCGCGGCCTCCAACAAGGATTTGCGCGTCCTGATCCAGCAGGGCCTGTTCCGCGAGGATCTGTTCTTCCGCCTCAACGTCGTGCCGCTGCGGCTGCCGCCGCTTCGCGAGCGCATCGAGGACCTGCCGGACCTCGTGCGGCACTTCTTCACGCTGGCCGAGAAGGACGGCTTGCCGCCGAAGAAGCTGGACACGCTGGCGCTGGAGCGGATGAAGCAGCATCGCTGGCCGGGCAACGTGCGCGAGCTCGAAAACCTCGCCCGGCGTCTCGCCGCGCTCTACCCGCAGGACGTGATCACGTCCTCGGTCATCGACGGCGAACTCGCGCCGCCCTCGGTCAGTCCGGGCGCGGCGGTCCAGCAGGGCGTCGACAATCTCGGCGGCGCGGTGGAGGCCTACCTGTCCACGCACTTCCAGGGCTTCCCGAACGGCATGCCGCCGCCGGGCCTCTATCACCGCATCCTCAAGGAGATCGAGGTGCCGCTGCTCACGGCGGCCCTGGCCGCCACCCGCGGCAACCAGATCCGCGCCGCGGACCTGCTCGGCCTCAACCGCAACACGTTGCGGAAGAAGATCCGGGACCTCGACATCCAGGTGTATCGGAGCGGGGGCTGA
- a CDS encoding sensor histidine kinase NtrY-like, which yields MTSADTSAASFDTAPAEEPRRWSLRRWLAPVAVALALGSAFVTFLVLTGLTKIEPTPEVVRSFYLINAATILLLVGIIVRELWQLILARRRGRAAARLHVQIVSLFSIVAVLPAVLVSVVANVTIERGLDRLFSGPTREVIQNSLTIARAYMQDHAQLIRGDILGMANDIAHARPLYDQDRRSFREMLTASAGSRNLPGAMIIDKNTNILESADTGMRLAYSPPAPDFLSNVNENEPEIAVLPDASFVAAVIRLRAFNDTFLYVARPLDPNVVNQLKQTEVSVAEYAQIESRRLGIQVAFALMFAVIALTILMASVLIGLNFANSLVSPIRRLMNAAHTVSTGDLHVKVPVYQSEGDLAQLGETFNKMTQELRSQRDELVNASDLIDSRRRFIEAVLSSASAGIIGVDASGSVGILNRSAEKLIGHSEAETLGHPLSDVLPELDEMMKTAREGTQRLVQGQITINRDGQERNLSVRVSAEKNQPHDSYIITLDDITELVSAQRTSAWGDVARRIAHEIKNPLTPIQLSAERIRRKFGRTITEDKDKQIFDQCTDTIVRQVDDIRRMVDEFSRFARMPKPVMEGEDVADTVRQAVFLMKVAHPEIDIEVEFKQDPLRAQFDRRLISQAVTNIVKNATEAIEQVPPEELGKGRIDVVVSREGDDVLIDVIDNGIGLPKVARSRLLEPYVTTRAKGTGLGLAIVGRVLEDHGGRIELKDAADFREGQRGAWMRMRFAISGQPAKSDGATSAAQDAARPDVKQSSQDLATKEPAAETKEPAEKTNDSTKIEASTGS from the coding sequence ATGACCAGCGCAGATACCTCGGCCGCATCCTTTGACACGGCCCCAGCCGAAGAGCCCAGGCGCTGGTCGCTGCGGCGCTGGCTGGCGCCCGTTGCCGTGGCCTTGGCACTGGGGTCGGCTTTTGTGACCTTCCTGGTCCTGACCGGCCTCACCAAGATCGAGCCGACGCCGGAGGTGGTCCGCTCGTTCTACCTGATCAACGCCGCGACCATCCTGCTCCTGGTCGGGATCATTGTCCGGGAGCTCTGGCAGCTGATCCTGGCGCGGCGCCGGGGCAGGGCGGCAGCCCGGCTCCATGTCCAGATCGTCAGCCTGTTCTCGATCGTGGCGGTGCTGCCGGCCGTGCTGGTGTCGGTCGTCGCCAACGTCACCATCGAGCGCGGCCTCGACCGGCTGTTCTCCGGGCCGACCAGGGAGGTGATCCAGAACTCGCTGACAATCGCGCGGGCCTACATGCAGGACCATGCGCAGCTGATCCGCGGCGACATTCTCGGCATGGCCAACGACATCGCGCACGCCCGGCCGCTCTACGACCAGGACCGCCGCTCGTTCCGGGAGATGCTGACCGCCAGCGCCGGCTCGCGCAATCTGCCCGGTGCGATGATCATCGACAAGAACACCAACATCCTGGAGTCCGCCGACACCGGCATGCGGCTCGCTTATTCGCCGCCGGCGCCTGACTTCCTCAGCAACGTCAACGAGAACGAGCCCGAGATCGCGGTGCTGCCGGATGCGAGCTTCGTCGCCGCTGTGATCCGCCTGCGCGCCTTCAACGACACGTTCCTCTATGTCGCGCGGCCACTCGATCCGAACGTCGTCAACCAGCTCAAGCAGACCGAGGTCAGCGTCGCGGAATACGCCCAGATCGAGTCGCGCCGGCTCGGCATCCAGGTCGCCTTTGCGCTGATGTTCGCGGTGATCGCGCTGACCATCCTGATGGCCTCGGTGCTGATCGGCCTCAACTTCGCCAACTCGCTGGTCTCACCGATCCGGCGGCTGATGAACGCGGCCCACACGGTCTCGACCGGCGATCTGCACGTCAAGGTGCCCGTGTATCAGTCGGAAGGCGACCTCGCCCAACTCGGCGAGACCTTCAACAAGATGACGCAGGAATTGCGCAGCCAGCGCGACGAGCTCGTCAACGCCAGCGATCTCATCGACAGCCGCCGCCGCTTCATCGAGGCCGTGCTGTCCTCGGCGAGCGCCGGCATCATCGGCGTCGACGCGTCGGGCAGCGTCGGCATCCTCAACCGCTCGGCCGAGAAGCTGATCGGACACTCCGAGGCCGAGACGCTCGGCCATCCGCTGTCCGACGTCCTGCCCGAGCTCGACGAGATGATGAAGACGGCGCGGGAAGGGACCCAGCGGCTGGTGCAGGGCCAGATCACGATCAACCGCGACGGGCAGGAACGCAATCTGTCGGTCCGCGTCAGCGCCGAGAAGAACCAGCCGCACGACAGCTACATCATCACGCTCGACGACATCACCGAGCTGGTCTCGGCGCAGCGCACCTCGGCCTGGGGCGACGTGGCGCGGCGCATCGCCCACGAAATCAAGAATCCGCTGACGCCGATCCAGCTCTCGGCCGAGCGCATCCGCCGCAAGTTCGGCAGGACCATCACCGAGGACAAGGACAAGCAGATCTTCGACCAGTGCACCGACACCATCGTGCGCCAGGTCGACGACATCAGGCGCATGGTCGACGAATTCTCGCGGTTCGCGCGGATGCCGAAGCCGGTGATGGAGGGCGAGGACGTCGCCGACACGGTGCGACAGGCCGTGTTCCTGATGAAGGTCGCCCACCCCGAAATCGACATCGAGGTCGAGTTCAAGCAGGACCCGCTACGGGCGCAGTTCGACCGGCGGCTGATTTCCCAGGCCGTCACCAACATCGTCAAGAACGCCACCGAGGCTATCGAGCAGGTGCCGCCCGAAGAACTCGGAAAAGGCCGTATCGACGTCGTGGTGTCGCGCGAGGGCGATGACGTGCTGATCGACGTCATCGACAACGGCATCGGCCTGCCCAAGGTGGCGCGCTCGCGCCTGCTCGAGCCCTATGTCACGACGCGCGCCAAAGGGACCGGCCTCGGCCTTGCAATCGTCGGCCGCGTGCTGGAGGACCATGGCGGACGCATCGAACTGAAGGACGCCGCCGACTTCCGCGAAGGCCAGCGCGGCGCATGGATGCGGATGCGCTTTGCGATCTCCGGGCAACCCGCGAAATCCGACGGAGCGACGTCGGCGGCCCAAGACGCGGCCAGGCCGGACGTCAAGCAATCCAGTCAGGATCTGGCAACAAAAGAGCCGGCCGCCGAAACCAAAGAGCCGGCTGAAAAGACCAATGATTCAACGAAAATCGAAGCCTCAACAGGCAGCTGA
- a CDS encoding sigma-54-dependent transcriptional regulator, producing MASEILIVDDEADIRDLVAGILEDEGFVTRTARDSDSALAEIANRRPHLVFLDIWLQGSKLDGLQLLEQVKKDNADLPVVMISGHGNIETAVAAIKRGAYDFIEKPFKADRLILVATRALENSRLKREVKELKQLAPSASQLVGRSPSMNQLRQTIERAAKANSRILIVGPAGAGKELTARTLHTASGRADGPFVVINAAAITPERMEHELFGVEQSNGEQPRKPGALEEAHGGTLFIDEIADMPRETQNKILRVLVEQSFQRVGGTSKVQVDVRIISSTARNLEEEIAAGHFREDLYHRLSVVPIRVPALSERREDIPELIDYFMEQISAGSGLPKRQIGQDAMAVLQSHVWPGNVRQLRNNVERVMILAAGGPEVIITADMLPQDVGSMVPAMPTSNNGEHIMGLPLREAREVFERDYLIAQISRFSGNISRTAEFVGMERSALHRKLKALGVG from the coding sequence ATGGCAAGTGAAATTCTGATTGTCGATGATGAGGCCGATATTCGGGATCTCGTTGCGGGTATTCTCGAAGACGAGGGCTTCGTCACTAGGACTGCACGCGACAGCGATTCGGCACTCGCCGAGATCGCCAACCGCAGGCCGCATCTGGTGTTCCTGGACATCTGGCTCCAGGGCTCCAAGCTCGACGGCTTGCAGCTGCTGGAGCAGGTCAAGAAGGACAACGCCGATCTGCCGGTCGTGATGATCTCCGGCCACGGCAACATCGAGACCGCGGTCGCCGCGATCAAGCGCGGCGCCTACGACTTCATCGAGAAGCCGTTCAAGGCCGACCGGCTGATCCTGGTCGCGACGAGAGCGCTGGAGAACTCGCGGCTCAAGCGCGAGGTCAAGGAGCTGAAGCAGCTCGCGCCGAGCGCCAGCCAGCTCGTCGGCCGTTCGCCCAGCATGAACCAGCTGCGCCAGACCATCGAGCGCGCAGCCAAGGCCAACAGCCGCATCCTGATCGTCGGTCCCGCCGGCGCCGGCAAGGAGCTGACGGCACGCACGCTGCACACGGCCTCGGGCCGCGCCGACGGCCCCTTCGTCGTCATCAACGCCGCGGCGATCACGCCGGAGCGGATGGAGCATGAGCTGTTCGGCGTCGAGCAATCCAACGGCGAACAGCCGCGCAAGCCCGGCGCGCTCGAGGAGGCCCATGGCGGCACGCTGTTCATCGACGAGATCGCTGACATGCCGCGCGAAACCCAGAACAAGATCCTGCGCGTTCTGGTCGAGCAGTCGTTCCAGCGCGTCGGCGGCACCTCCAAGGTGCAGGTCGACGTCCGCATCATCTCCTCCACCGCGCGCAACCTCGAAGAGGAGATCGCGGCCGGCCATTTCCGCGAGGATCTCTATCATCGCCTTTCGGTGGTGCCGATCCGCGTGCCCGCGCTCTCGGAGCGGCGGGAGGACATTCCGGAGCTGATCGACTACTTCATGGAGCAGATCTCGGCCGGCAGCGGCCTGCCGAAGCGCCAGATCGGACAGGACGCGATGGCGGTGCTGCAATCGCATGTCTGGCCGGGCAATGTGCGCCAGCTCCGAAACAACGTTGAAAGAGTCATGATTCTGGCCGCGGGCGGGCCTGAGGTCATCATCACCGCCGACATGTTGCCGCAGGACGTCGGATCCATGGTGCCGGCCATGCCCACCAGCAACAATGGCGAGCACATTATGGGCCTGCCGCTGCGCGAGGCGCGCGAAGTGTTCGAGCGCGACTATTTGATTGCACAGATCAGCCGGTTCTCAGGAAATATTTCTCGTACGGCCGAGTTTGTTGGCATGGAACGTTCGGCACTGCACCGGAAGCTGAAAGCGCTCGGTGTCGGCTGA
- the hfq gene encoding RNA chaperone Hfq produces the protein MAADRAQNLQDTFLNHVRKTKTPLTIFLVNGVKLQGIVTWFDNFCLLLRRDGHSQLVYKHAISTIMPGAPIQLFEGGEDQPA, from the coding sequence ATGGCGGCAGACCGCGCACAAAACCTACAGGACACCTTCCTTAATCACGTTCGCAAAACCAAAACGCCACTGACGATCTTTCTGGTCAACGGAGTGAAGCTCCAGGGCATCGTGACCTGGTTCGACAATTTCTGTTTGCTGCTTCGGCGCGACGGTCATTCGCAGCTCGTCTACAAGCATGCGATCTCGACCATCATGCCGGGTGCACCGATCCAGTTGTTCGAAGGCGGCGAGGATCAGCCGGCTTGA